The window gatcaagacaaaggagatgattgtggactacatgaaaaggaggacagagcacaccctcattctcatcaacggggctgtagtggagtgggttgagagcctcaagttccttggtgtccacatcactaacattgtcaaagcacgccaagacagtcgtgaagatggcACGGCAAtatattttccccctcaggagactgaaaaaaattggcatgggtccccagatcttcaaaaagttctacagctgcaccatcgagaggatcctgaccagttgcatcactgcctggtatgttaactgctcggcatctggccgtaaggcgctacagagggtagtgcgtactgcccagtacatcactggggccaaacttcctgccatctaggatctatatactaggtggtgtcagaggaaagaccaAACATTTTTCAAAGACACCAGTCaatcaagtcatagactgttttctctgctaccgcacagcaagcggtaccggagcaccaagtctaggaccaaaaggctccttaacagcttctacccccaagccataaaactgctgaacaattaaccaaatggccaccggattatttacattgacagcccctccatttgttttttacactgctgctactcgctgtttattctctatgcatagacacttcacccctacctacatgtacaaatgacctcgactaacctgtaaccccgcacattgacttggtactgttacagcctgtatatagcctccttattgttattttatagtgttactttttattattttttactttggtttatttggtaaatattttcttaactctttcttgaactgcactgttggttacgggcttgtaagtaagcatttcacggaaaGGTCTACACAATTTGTATTCGTCGCATGTGAAAaagaaagtttgatttgatattgatgcATAAACTATAATATGCCTATGGATGTTTTGAACTAATCCTCACCTTAGAAAGCTGTCCATTTCCTTGTTAGGTTTTGAAAGAACAACTGCAATGATCATGTTTTACACTGTTTCAAACTGCTGTTGAACTTccttcttcaaattgatcatcacagtgaggttagttttaaaagcatgatgctgttttgatgataagtgtttgatgtgattttcgatGGCATTTGCcatgatgtcagagtggttagagggacaatagagccctgagtatcaGGCTGTTAAGACCTGATGGTCATTAgcaagttgggtactaccaaagcatgtccagagtgcataacaGGAGATTACCGTAACTCAACGGTCAGGTggaattttactgcggtcatgactcatgactgccgttGTGGCGATAATagggtcaccgcaacagccctagcaTTTAGGCTTATACACACcaacatccaacacacacacagtctctctctctctcagccccctcACCTGTGTAGTAGGCTAGCCGCCTGTGGTCCATATCGAAGaggaaccacctcctcctccaggtcTTGACCCGCCCGCCACGCTTGGTCAAGAAGCCGGCACAGCGGCGCGGGGACATACGCAGGCCCATGCACCCCGCCACCCCGTGACCCAGCGACTCCACGTGGGCCCGCAGGTCAAAGTtcgcagagaggaagagaggtagcgAGCGCTGAGAAAAATAATGAGTATAATGTATATCATTTCACAATAGACATGTCAaataaaacaggtcaacatcacAAAGTTAgtgagaaggagacagaaagaaagacagattGAGAGCAATAAGCAGGGGAaaaggagaggttggagaaaggATGTATAACGCTATggaccacacagacagacagacaatacagACAGCCAGagcaaccagacagacagacagtacagccagacagaaagacagagcagCCAGACAGACGTACCTCAGGGGAGCTGGGGACAGGACTGGTGGTTTTGGGCTTCTCCTCTGGGTCAGGGACTAGCCTGCTCTGGGACTTTACTGGTTCTGCTGCTCCTCGACCCTCcagctctctctgcctcctctcctccaccaccaccacctgcctCCTTTCCTCCTGGATCAACACACAGGCTCCATCTCAATGATCCTTTCTGTGCATCCTATCTCCTCGTGTCCTTATCAATCATATTGGAGGAGAAGGTGACTCCCTTCAAAGACCATCAATTAGTTTTTCTTTTTTAGAAAGAGGCATACTTTTATTGACAACAGGGGGATAAGATGAAGTACAATATCTAGGCTGAGGCATActacgtatttatttggacagtaaAGCTAAAACTTAATTTGTCTCTATACCCCAGCATTTTTGGATTTGAGATTATATTTTtatatgaggcgacagtacagaatgtcaccttttatttgagggtattttcatacaatttaccatttagaaatgaaagcactttatgtatctagtccccccatttgaaggtgtcataagtatttggacaaattcccTTGAAAGGTTGGCATGTTTTGGGGGCATGATACTTGTGCACCtaactttctcattcatcattaattcacaattcattcatgattatccgtaatcatggtagcatccacatgaatgtagaattgttcagaaacatattctattcttatttacaataaaagtgagtCCAAAATGACACCATTCTAATGAGCACTACATAATCTGAAACGTAACCGAAagaaactgcaaatgcatccaacatgtttgtagagtcacaatcttgatgtagtcattgtgtgctaggaatattgGACCacatactaaacttttgactacatttaatacactataagtgaatttgtcaaaACACTTATGACACCTTAAAAATGGGGACACTAGACAAATAAAGTGCAGTCAAttctaaacggtaaaacagatatgtatgaaaatactcTAAAATAAAAATATCTGTACTGACGCCTCATATAAAACAAGTTTTTAGCTTCTAATAAATACATAGGAGAGTATGTTCGTTTTCTATGAAGTGTTCTTCCATTTCACAGTGTTTTTTCTTCTGGTGGTCATGTTAATTATGTACGGTAATCAGTAAGTGGTCACAcaacagggttgtgttcattattAAGCAACAAGCAgaagaaaactgactgaaacaaggagggactacctgaatTAACTGTCCAATAATAaacaaattgttttattttataccccccttttcgtggtatccaattgttagtagttactatcttgtctcttcgctacaactcccgtacgggctcgggagagacgaaggtcgaaagccatacgtcctccgaaacacaacccaaccaagccacactgctttaagacacaatgcccatccaacccggaagccagacgcaccaatgcgttggaggaaacaccgtgcacctggcgacctggttagcgtgcactgcgctcggcccgccacaggagtcgctagtgtgcgatgagacaaggacatccctaccggccaaaacctccctaacccggacgacgctaggccaattgtgcgtcgccccatggacctctcGGTCATggcccggctgcgacagagcctgggctcgaacccagagtctctggtggcacagcgccacccgggaggccaacaAACTGTTTTTAAACGTTGTGTTATGGTatgccctaatgaatatgacctggCACGTCTAAAGCTGTGTCTGAAGTGATTAGGGATGTTAATGGTGGTGACTCACCCTCTCTTTgagaagcctctctctctccgctttggcctccctcagtctcctctcaATCTCCACCAGGTTTAAAAGTCCCAGATTTGGGCTGGAGGGAGAAGGAAAAAGACATATGTCAGCAGAGTTACTGTCATTATTGTTGTCAGAGACGCAGACGTACAAGcatacagacacatgcacacacagactgaGAGCAGCATTTAtatttcactcacacacacctagaAAACTCCCCTGACCAGTCTATCCCACTCCACCTCACATCAACTGCATCTCCACGCTGACCCAATCACCCAATCAATCTTCCACAGACCACTCATCTCTTCCCATCTGACAGCCAATCAGATACCTCCTCTTATTCACAATCACACTAACATGTTCCTTTAAACGTTGtgattttagtttttttcccctccacTGACCTGGCAGCACGGGAGCTACTAGCACTGTTACAGGGGGTGAGGAGATCACTGCCATTGCTGGGCCCAGGTCTGTGCCCATTGATGTGCCCGTTGCTGTGCcggtgggaggggagaggggaagtgaAGCGCTCTGGGCTCGGACTGTCAGGTACCATTCTCACCAGCCCTGtgaaagagatggagacagagagagagagagagagagaaagaggaagggacaCAAAAACAGTACACATCACGTATTATATTATATAAGAGACAGGGTAAGGAGAGCatgagaaaaggggagagaatggagagtgcagaggagagaaaatagagggagagagaggatgacagcgcacacacacaaacacacacacagtgggttaGAGAGAGATCGTGGAAATGGGGTATAGGCAGCAGCGGAGCAAACAAACAGAATTTCTAAAGAACAGCCATAGACTAGTAGCCCCACTGGCTCATCCAGTTCATACAGCTATATCCTGCTCACAGCATGGAAATACCACACAGCTACATCTGCTACTGACACATCTTAGCAGAGACTGAAaaggcagagtgagagaaagagagagaagcagagagagaaagagagagagtgagacaggcggagagagagagagagagagagaaggagagagggagagagagagagagagagagagagagaaggagagagggagagagagagaaggagagagggagagagagagaagcagagagagagagagatggggtagaacCAAACAaatagacagacaaagacagaggaTCAAATAGAAAGAGAAAGCAAATATGTAAAAATGCTCTGAGGTAAAGCAAATaaaaaagacaaaggaattcataATTAAACACCCATCATAGCTCACCTTGCGCCGAGACCGGTCTATCGGCGAGCTTATTGTTGCGGTGCGAGCTCCGTCTCCGGGGTAAACTGACGGATTCTTTGGCTTGTTCCTGAAGTTAGGGAATAACACTGTGAGTTTGTGTTTCAGTACATTACTGGGAGTAAAACAACAAGTGAATCAAATCAgtgtttatgtacagtatgtgtcacaTACAACTGGAAAACATGATCCGTGTCAGTGGTAACGGCCCGGCAACAATACCTGAGGTGATTTGTGAATGGTCAGCGGCGAGAGTGACATCATGCAAGGGACCGAGCTGGGGATGTTGGACCAATCAGCGAGTGGCTTCTTCTCTTTCAAGACCTGATAAGAGATGGGAGTATGATCGTTATATAACCGGTTATGGCATAAACTAAGCCGTGAAGAGGAGAGTGAAAAAATAGACAAGTGAATGTTGTTGGTATAACCTAGACATGTCAGTTAGGTAGGACAGGCCGTCAGTCATAAGACCTGGATGACCACACGACACACTAAGATGGTTGTGTCAACATTTAGCCATGACACATCATGAAATGACATAGTAGGAGTGTAACAGGTAGTAAAAGACATTCTGCAACTCACTGAGAATGGAAAACGCATGCCAGCTCTCAGGCACCACTCTAATGAGTTAAAAAATGATCTCCCTCGCACTATATCTCGGTTGCCCTCCCACCCCTTCTCCCTGACTCACAGACACATAAGCAATTCGGAAGCGGTTTGCATTCTCTGTTAAcccgtctcagtctctctctctctcgtgtctggATGAGCAATGAAATCAATTTCTCTCTGCCAAAAACAGTTCCATATGTCTTCTCATTAGTGACTCCTACCCATATGACTACCCTAGCATGTCATACAAAGTCTTATTGTATTCAGACACAGTTGTACAGAAACACATTGTctgtccctcctttctccccctatctgccactccctccctcccacgccCTACTATTAACTGACACACTTAGCCTGTATTAAATCCCATTTCTGATTAACCCAATCTACAGACACTTGAAGCATGCATATTTGATTTGTCGTGTCTCTCCACTTACCGGTGTTGCAGCGACGCTTTTTAAGTTCTCTCAGCTTATCTtcactcattccctctctctctccctcacagtcACCCTCCCCTGTTCTGCTTTTCTCTTCCCtgtttcttccctccctccctccctttcttcagtcatgcctctctctctctctaagctcAGCTGtgctctttccctgtctctaaCTAGTCTCCTCCCCCTTTTCAACTCCCCCTGTCATAATTCTAATCAAAGGCATGTCATTGGTTCAACAACAAACCATATCACTGTCCAAGCAGGGAGTTGACAAATCACACGCTTTGGCACTTCAGACAACCATTATGAATATTGAATAAAAACACTGGCAACAACGGACATTCTTATCTAGCTTCCAAGCACttcatttacattttacattgtagtcatttagcatacgcagtttgtgcattcatcttaagatagctaggtggtacaaccacatatcacaggcatagaaagtacattttttcctcaataaagtagctatcagtagACCAGTAgggtgacatgagagaacttgggaaggttgaaaactaGGCGGGCTGCagtgttctggataagttgcaggggtttgatggcacaagcagggaCAATCATTGAATGTATCATATTTATCATACTTGAACCACCGGGAATATACGACATCATCCTAATTTGCCTGACAAATAATCAATAAATTAAGTTAAAGTCTCTGTTCCCTTCATTACCCTTTGAGTGGTGTGGAgcaattctctcctctccttcttgaAGGCAttcatctctctgtccttctctcgctccatctccttCAACTGCTTCTCAAGCTGCTGGACTCGGTCCTGAAGAAAGCAATGAATAAAGAAAAGAAATCGACCAATGAAACGCCAGACACTTAATATTAAACACCGCGTCATTCTGTCTCCTGTCATTCATGTTCTGTACGTCCAGTGGCATGTTAGCCAGACGGTGTTGTTGTTAGCATTATAGAGTTGTTGTGTTAAATGTGCACAGCATCTTATCTGTTATGTCTCACGACTTATGTCAATAGTCAGTTACTCTAGGGGTGTTCAATGGCACACCTTCCAACATCCACTGGAGttatgagaggagatgagggacgattgacagaggagaggagtgggagatgaCAGGGAATAAGGAATTAGTGATGTCAGCTCAGCACAGTTAATAtgtcagagaggaggagataaagagagagacagagagagggttatagaGATGAGCTGTCAACCCAAGCAAGGCCACAGTGCAGctgaatcctctctctctctctctctctctctctctctctctctctctctctctctctctctctctctctctctctctctctctctctctctctctctctctctctctctctctctctctctctctctctctctctctctctctctctctctctctctctctctctctctacatgataTCCTAAGTTTATCCTCTTTCTTCTCGCTCCCTCACGATACAATCCTTCCTTTTATCCTTCAACCCCTCCCCACCGCTCTCACCATACCCCTTTTAccatctctctccattctctacttttagtccctctcctttcctcatacaTTTCCTCAATTGACGAGCTCTCCCTTCATCTATACATCTTTCTCcactttccctccttccctcccaaaGTGGCCTCTGATGCAATTGCCTAACTTGTTTGTGCAGTCATGTGACAGTGGAGGGTGATACCGTAGAGTGTGAGGAGAAGGGAGAGTTCACGCTCATGTCTCAGTttaagaagaggaggatggggggcgggggggttaCTTGTGAGGAGCAGTTTCCAAACAGAGAGTGACTACCGTTGGGGGGGAGAGGACGGGGGCATTTAGAGAGAGTCTGTGGTGGGGGATAAGCTTCTAACCAAACTAGTAGAACCAGCTTGGAGCTGTGAGATTCTCTGAAATGTTGTCGTCTTCTTATTTGTCGACCCTGGCTTACCTGCGCTGAGTTGACAGCATTCTTTTGGCATGAGATCTCCTTCTCTTTATcttcctcgttccctctctccttcccttccatctttccttcactctcctcctcctctattccgGCCTCGCTCTCCAGGACACGGAATTCCCAGTCCTCGAACACCCGGCCGGCTGCATCCACCGTCTCTTTctcctggaagagagagagagagagagagggacagaggggaagagagaaagagagcgggatggagggagagagagagatggagggaaaaagagagtgtgaaggagggatgcagagagagaaagtgatgaaagaaagatacagaaggagaggaacagacagaaaaTGGAAGAAAGCTGCTGATTAGTACAGAAAGAGCCTGCGGCTTAGAACACTAAACCAAAAAACAACTGGTCGGACCACTCCATTCAAGACCATTAAACCAAGTCGTAGCTCTCAAGCTTGTGTCCCAAAGGCCGTCCTATtctatatatagtacactacttttgaccaggccccattGGGCTcttgttaaaagtagtgcactatatagggaatagggtgccatgtgggacacaTCCACTGTCATCAGAAGTGTCACTGCCAAAACGCACAACGAACcctttgtctgcctgcctgcatgtctgtctCAGATACCTCTATGACACTTTGACCTATCAGGTAGAAGAGGTACTACAAAGATAACTAGTACCGCCGACAAGAAAGAACATGCAATCCTTTATAACCATGACCAGAGAGGCTAGAAATAGAACACATGATGTGAAATGAGTTCTAACCAGAGGCAGTGTGAAACCATGCTGTCACTAGCACCtgaattcaactgtatatgagGCTAGACCAAAAGCTAGCTCTCCACTGCACAAAGTTGACTTCACTTCAGGTTTCAGGGCGGGTGATGTCACTCTGCTAGGCTACCTGTGAACTACCCTAACTACATCTAGACAGACAAACAGGTAGAAGACGCAGTGCATTCTCTTTTACACGCGGTCTAGTGGCAAGGCATGAAATCAGTTAGCTGGGTACTATTGATAAGGTACCGAACGGAAGAAAACGGCCTGAAACAGGTAGGGACAACCTGGACTTAAAGAAGctctttttgtttttgttttgcaaAACGTTTTAAACATTGCGTGCCTTAATGAATACTACCCCAGTCATTGGACTGTTCCTGGATCAGTAAATCACCTGTTGTAGTTGGATCAGTAGCTgctctctctggtcctctggcTGACTGGGGATCAGTGTTTCCTTCTCCTCCAACCTACTCCTCAGCTCCTCAACCCGGGCCCTCTCCA of the Oncorhynchus clarkii lewisi isolate Uvic-CL-2024 chromosome 3, UVic_Ocla_1.0, whole genome shotgun sequence genome contains:
- the LOC139393254 gene encoding pleckstrin homology-like domain family B member 3 isoform X2, yielding MPLHNMDTPRSRWEQGLRPPWVARLSGGQSPASSGVESDTESSSTESERSPAKRLEARSPRILPLPSMLQQRITEIDQQREELKIELQLEIALLEGELQEERNELRRHTLYLQTLQEEGGQEETHRQTDRQKERASLEVERARVEELRSRLEEKETLIPSQPEDQREQLLIQLQQEKETVDAAGRVFEDWEFRVLESEAGIEEEESEGKMEGKERGNEEDKEKEISCQKNAVNSAQDRVQQLEKQLKEMEREKDREMNAFKKERRELLHTTQRVLKEKKPLADWSNIPSSVPCMMSLSPLTIHKSPQEQAKESVSLPRRRSSHRNNKLADRPVSAQGLVRMVPDSPSPERFTSPLPSHRHSNGHINGHRPGPSNGSDLLTPCNSASSSRAASPNLGLLNLVEIERRLREAKAERERLLKEREERRQVVVVEERRQRELEGRGAAEPVKSQSRLVPDPEEKPKTTSPVPSSPERSLPLFLSANFDLRAHVESLGHGVAGCMGLRMSPRRCAGFLTKRGGRVKTWRRRWFLFDMDHRRLAYYTDCDERKLKGVIYFQAIEEVYYDHLRTATSSPRPSLTFCVKTYERLFFLVAPSAEAMRIWMDVIVTATDEHSRY
- the LOC139393254 gene encoding pleckstrin homology-like domain family B member 3 isoform X1, with protein sequence MNNIQLAGYTPYRQDRTAASEMPLHNMDTPRSRWEQGLRPPWVARLSGGQSPASSGVESDTESSSTESERSPAKRLEARSPRILPLPSMLQQRITEIDQQREELKIELQLEIALLEGELQEERNELRRHTLYLQTLQEEGGQEETHRQTDRQKERASLEVERARVEELRSRLEEKETLIPSQPEDQREQLLIQLQQEKETVDAAGRVFEDWEFRVLESEAGIEEEESEGKMEGKERGNEEDKEKEISCQKNAVNSAQDRVQQLEKQLKEMEREKDREMNAFKKERRELLHTTQRVLKEKKPLADWSNIPSSVPCMMSLSPLTIHKSPQEQAKESVSLPRRRSSHRNNKLADRPVSAQGLVRMVPDSPSPERFTSPLPSHRHSNGHINGHRPGPSNGSDLLTPCNSASSSRAASPNLGLLNLVEIERRLREAKAERERLLKEREERRQVVVVEERRQRELEGRGAAEPVKSQSRLVPDPEEKPKTTSPVPSSPERSLPLFLSANFDLRAHVESLGHGVAGCMGLRMSPRRCAGFLTKRGGRVKTWRRRWFLFDMDHRRLAYYTDCDERKLKGVIYFQAIEEVYYDHLRTATSSPRPSLTFCVKTYERLFFLVAPSAEAMRIWMDVIVTATDEHSRY